The Homalodisca vitripennis isolate AUS2020 unplaced genomic scaffold, UT_GWSS_2.1 ScUCBcl_2329;HRSCAF=6963, whole genome shotgun sequence genome window below encodes:
- the LOC124371968 gene encoding uncharacterized protein LOC124371968: MMQRGKLMVELAEKRLSVINVTLPAANEVSVAENLEEDVPLTASISVPTVATVNLPTMKETRHRFGLADNIEHGEPDVAAAKEGIPVPVEVGSSPLIDLEEVDEQAVEIPLSYKKEKLRGTNQESARPSRNKKINRERKSSENFTTN, translated from the exons ATGATGCAAAGGGGAAAATTGATGGTCGAACTAGCAGAAAAAAGACTGTCTGTTATAAATGTGACCCTACCAGCTGCAAATGAAGTGAGCGTTGCTGAAAACTTAGAGGAAG ATGTGCCTCTCACTGCAAGTATATCTGTCCCTACTGTTGCGACTGTGAACCTTCCGACTATGAAAGAAACAAGACATCGGTTTGGCTTGGCTGATAATATAGAGCATG GTGAACCAGACGTGGCTGCTGCTAAAGAGGGAATACCAGTGCCGGTTGAAGTTGGCAGTTCTCCTCTTATTGATTTAGAGGAAGTCGACGAACAAGCAGTTGAAATACCTCTTTCGTACAAGAAAGAGAAACTCAGAGGAACCAACCAAGAATCTGCTAGACCTAgccgaaataaaaaaatcaatagggAGAGAAAAAGTTcagaaaattttacaacaaactga